Genomic segment of Xanthobacter dioxanivorans:
CCCAACCAGCCCAGTCTCGACTATTTCTGGATGCCGTTCACCGCGAACCGCCAGTTCAAGGCCGCGCCCCGGCTCCTGTCGGGTGCGAAGGGCATGTATTACACCGACATCGACGGCAACACGGTGCTGGACGGCACGTCCGGGCTCTGGTGCGTCAATGCCGGTCATGGTCGCACTCAGATCGTGGAGGCGGTCGCGCGGCAGCTGAGCGAGCTCGATTTCGCCCCGACCTTCCAGATGGGCCATCCGATCGTCTTCCAGTTCGCCGAGAAGCTCGCCGCCATCGCGCCGGGCGGCAAGGACGGAGGGCTCGACCGGGTGTTCTTCACCGGTTCGGGTTCTGAATCGGTGGACACGGCCCTGAAGATCGCCATCGCCTATCAGAGGGCGATCGGGCAGGGCACGCGCACCCGCGTCATCGGCCGCGAGAAGGGCTATCACGGCGTCGGATTCGGCGGCATCTCGGTGGGCGGCCTGGTCAACAATCGCAGGGTTTTCCCGCAGATCCCCGCCGACCACATGCGCCACACGCTCGACATGGAGCGCAACGCCTTTTCCCGGGGGCTGCCGGCGCATGGCATTGAACTCGCAGAGGATCTGGAGCGGCTCGTCGCCCTGCATGGGGCCGAGACCATCGCTGCGGTCATCGTCGAGCCCATGGCCGGTTCGGCCGGCGTCATCCTGCCGCCGAAGGGATATCTGGAGCGCCTGCGGGCCATTGCCGACAAGCACGGCATCCTCCTGATCTTCGACGAAGTCATCACCGGCTTCGGCCGCCTCGGCACGCCCTTCGCGACCGACTATTTCGGCGTGATGCCGGATCTCGTGACCACCGCCAAGGGCCTGACCAACGGCGCGATCCCCATGGGCGCCGTCTTCGCCTCGCGGAAGGTTCATGATGGCCTGATGACGGGCCCGGAAAGCCAGATCGAGCTGTTCCATGGCTACACCTATTCCGGCCATCCGGTGGCGTGCGCGGCCGGGCTTGCGACGCTGGGCATCTATGCCGAAGAGGGGCTCCTGACCCGCGGGGCGGAGCTTGCGAACTATTGGCAGGAGGCCCTGCATTCCCTGAAGGGGCTGCCGCATGTCGCGGATATTCGCAATCTGGGCCTCGTCGGCGCCATCGAGCTCCGCTCGCGCGACGGCGCACCCGGGGCGCGGGCCTATGACGTGTTCGTGGAGTGCTTCCGCAAGGGGCTCCTCATCCGCGTCACCGGTGACATCATCGCTTTGTCGCCGCCCCTGATCATCGAGAAGGAGCAGATCGGCACCCTCGTCTCGATGATCGCCGACACGCTGAAAACCACCGCCTGACGGCGAAACCAGCCGCCGCAAGGGCCTTCGGGCACCTGCGGCGGCTGGTCCGGTCACACAGCCTTCAGCGTCTCCGCCAGGGTGGTGAGGAGGCGGTCGGCATCCGCCGCCGAGAAGACGAGCGGCGGCCGGATCTTCAGCGTGTTGGCGTGATAGCCGGTCGCGGAGATAAGCACGCGGCGCTGGCGCAG
This window contains:
- a CDS encoding aspartate aminotransferase family protein; this encodes MSLHVRPNQPSLDYFWMPFTANRQFKAAPRLLSGAKGMYYTDIDGNTVLDGTSGLWCVNAGHGRTQIVEAVARQLSELDFAPTFQMGHPIVFQFAEKLAAIAPGGKDGGLDRVFFTGSGSESVDTALKIAIAYQRAIGQGTRTRVIGREKGYHGVGFGGISVGGLVNNRRVFPQIPADHMRHTLDMERNAFSRGLPAHGIELAEDLERLVALHGAETIAAVIVEPMAGSAGVILPPKGYLERLRAIADKHGILLIFDEVITGFGRLGTPFATDYFGVMPDLVTTAKGLTNGAIPMGAVFASRKVHDGLMTGPESQIELFHGYTYSGHPVACAAGLATLGIYAEEGLLTRGAELANYWQEALHSLKGLPHVADIRNLGLVGAIELRSRDGAPGARAYDVFVECFRKGLLIRVTGDIIALSPPLIIEKEQIGTLVSMIADTLKTTA